A segment of the Leptospiraceae bacterium genome:
ACAACTTGGAATCATAAATAGTATAAAACCACTCATAGAAAAATTAGTCGAAGAGAATATCTGGTTTCATGAACAACTAGTTCATAATGTTTTAGATATAGCAAATGAATTATAGCCCATTAACCTTTGAGGATAACAGAAGATAAACGCATGTCAACACCCACCCCCTTACAAATCCGAAAAGAATTACTTTCTTTAGTTCATAAAGACTTATTAGGTCCGGCTAATGGCAACGACGAAGAGGTTAAGGAAGATAATCTGCTTAGTCGCTATTTAGTGGGAAAGATTGCTCCTCGAAATGAAAGGATTGATGAGGACGAAGAAGAAAATGATGTAGGTGCAGAAGGGGCAAAGTCGAACGAGACAGAAAAGAGTGAGAAGTTAGCCTTTCCTAAATTTGGTTTTTATCCTTCTTCGATAGGTATGAGTTTTACTATTGATGGGAAGGAAAAAGCATTTCTTGTTTCTGCCGAGTGGGGACAATATGAACGGAAAGCAAGCGATGGAATTTATCTAAAGGAAAACAAAGAGCCAGAGCAAGTATGGAAGAGACTCCATGTAAATACTCCAAGGGATATTGAAATTGTTTTAGAGGATAAGAAATCTTATTCGCTTCCTTTACAACCTTATATAAATCCGAATATAAAGTTAGAAGTCACGATTCGAAAAGTTACTGATGGAGATTGGTTTATCTCTCTGTTTTTGGTAAATACTACAGATGCAACTGCATTAGGAACAAAATCTGCTGCGAGAACTCCTGCCTGGATATTTCAGCCTGTGTTACGAGCAAAAGGAATTGGCGGCAAAGCGGTATTTACCAAGAAAACAATCAATAAGAGTGAGCTTGGAATTTCCCCTTCTACTTTACAAGAAGAAAAGATTCAAGAAATCAACTATCGAAATTTGAGAGAGTTTGGTGTTGGTCATGGAGTCGCTGTTGCTGTTAAGCATTCTGTTAAGCCTGATTGTGCTTATGAAATAGAAACAGATTTTTTACCGGAATACATTGTCCCCCAAGTAGAAAGCACAAACTCGAAAGTAAACGCAAAGCTAGAAGGTTTAGTTCTTGGAATGAAAGAACTTTCGGAATTGCCATCAGTAGCGTTGAGTAAGAATTTACACCAACTTGTAGATACTTATAAAGATTGGATAGATACCTTACGTAAAAGGTCAAAGGATTCTTCCGAAGACTTAGAATCGTATCAAAAAACCATTGGCTGGATTTTATCGGATTGTACATCGGCTCTTACTAGAATGAAAGAAGCTATTTCGCTTATCGAAGAAAATCCGCAAGCTAGAGAAGCATTTCAGTTTGCTAATAAGTCCATGTATCTACAGCGGATACATACGATTTACTCCCAGTCTATTAAGAAGAAAGAAAAGAAGAGTCTAGGCGAAATTGAAAATACCCTTACACCTGAGTGGAGACTCTTCCAGTTAGCATTTATTCTAATCAATCTTCCAGGACTTACCGATCTCAATCATTCAGATAGAAGTGAATCAAGTAGTGCAATTGCTGATCTACTTTGGTTCCCTACTGGTGGTGGTAAGACAGAAGCCTACTTGGGATTAACCGCTTATACGTTTGCGATTCGTAGACTGCAAGGTAATATTGAAAACCATGTAGGTGAATTTGGAGTAGCGGTTATCATGCGTTATACGCTTAGGCTTTTAACACTACAGCAATTTCAAAGAGCATCGGCTTTGGTTTGTGCTACAGAGGTGATTCGTAGAGAGGATTCTAGTAAATGGGGACATGAACCGTTTCGAATTGGGCTTTGGGTGGGACAGGGGACTACTCCGAATTATACGAAGGATGCAGCAACTGCTATCAATAACAAAAAAGGACAAGGTTACAATCCAAGTAAAGGCTCTCCCTTTCAATTAACCAATTGCCCTTGGTGTGGAACAATTCTCACGCATAATGAATATGAAGCGCGACCTTATGCTGAAATGGAAGCACGCACTTTTGTTCGTTGTCCGAATTATGAATGTGATTTTTCAGATAAGAAAAGTGATAGAGAAGGAATTCCTATTCTACTAGTAGATGAGGAAATCTATAGAAGACTTCCTACACTTTTAATTTCTACCGTAGACAAATTTGCTCAGATGCCCTGGAAGGGAACTGTGCAGATGCTATTTGGTCATGTGGATGCTTACTGTGAGCGACATGGGTTTATTACTTCCCATACAGAGGATAGTAAAAAAGGTCATACAAAGACAGGCTCTCTTCCTGCGGCTACGGTTAATGGTCATTCACTGCTAAGACCTCCTGATCTGATAATACAAGATGAATTGCACTTAATCAGTGGACCTTTAGGAACGTTAGTTGGTTTATATGAAACTGCTGTAGATGAATTGTGCTCTTGGACTGTGAATGGAAAAAAGGTGCGCCCTAAAGTAATTGCTTCTACTGCTACTATACGTCAGGCGTCAGAGCAAATAGAAAAATTATTTATACGAACTGCAAAAGTATTTCCTCCGCCCGGGATTGATGTAAAAGATAATTTCTTTGCGATTCAAAAAGAAGAAACGCAAGAAGAAGCTTCGGGAAGACTTTATCTTGGAATTTGTCCTGTTGGGGAAAAAATGAAAGTTTCTTTGATAAGAGTCTATGTAGTATTTTTATCAGCAGCAAAACTATTGCATGATAAATATAAGACTGCTGATACTTACATGACGCTAGTTGGTTATTTTAATTCGATTCGGGAATTAGGTGGGATGCGTCGTCTTGTAGACGATGACGTAAAAGCAAGACTTAGAGAAATGGAGAGTCGTGGTTTAACTAAAAGATTTATCAATGCTTTGGAAGAATTAACCTCTCGTATATCAGCAGAAGATATTCCTAAGATTTTAGATAGATTAGAAGTTCCATTTAAAGAAAATGGTGCTATTGGAATAGATGTTCTACTTGCGACGAATATGATTTCAGTTGGAGTAGACGTGAATCGATTGGGGCTAATGGTAGTTGCCGGTCAGCCAAAATCTACTTCTGAATACATTCAGGCAACTAGTCGAGTAGGCAGAAATTCGCCTGGAATTGTATGCACAGTTTACAACTGGGTGCGACCCAGAGATATTTCTCATTTTGAAAGATTTAGATATTATCATTCTACATTTTATAAAAACGTGGAAGCTCTGTCCTTAACTCCTTATTCTTTGCGAGCATTAGATAGAGGTTTGACGGGAGTATTGGTATCTATTATCCGCCAGTCTTCTCATATCTATAATGAAAATATTTCTGCAGGAACTTTTTTAAAAGAAAATGCACTTGTTAAGCAAGCCTTTCGAGTAGTTTTAGAGCGTGCGATGCGATTAAATCCTGAATCTGCACCAGAAATTGAAACTATGATTCAAGATAGACTGGAGCTTTGGGAAAAATTAATTAGGGATAATCAAAGTCTACCGCTCGGATACAAAAAGAAGAAAAAGGAAGAGTTGAGACCACTTTTAATTCAACCGGAAGAGGTTATAAAAGGTTTGAATATTACAAAACTACAGCAAGAAAAATTTACCTGTTTGAATTCCCTTAGAGAAGTAGAGCCGGGAATTGGACTTATTCTACAGGGAGACGAACAATAATGGCTGAGCTTAGAAATTATAATGTGGGTGAGCTACGATCTGCGCAGATATTGTATTCGTACGGCGTAGGCTCTCTGATTGATCTTCCCTATTTTTCTGTGATGTTAATGGGTTTGGATTTTTGGGACACTAGAACTTCTAAAGAAATCGAGGAGCCTAGATTGTTACAGTCAATTCGTAAACAATATCAGTATGCTACTGTAAAGAAACTAAAATTTCTTCCGATGCCAGAAGGCTCTCTCGATGCAATACCAGGAGAGCAGTTAGTTGGTGTTCCTGTTAAGACATTTCCTAGGTGGTTTCGTTGCCCTGCTTGTCATAGGTTATCAGAGATTTCTCCTTCAAATATCGAATTAGAAGCTGATTCTTATAAGCCGGAAAATTCTCGTTATGCGCATAAGTCCTGCAAGCAATCTAAAGGTAAAAAATATCCGACAGCACTTCCTGTTCGTAGGCTTGTAGCTTGCCGAAATGGGCATATGGATGATTTTCCCTGGTCTTACTTTGTGCATAAAGGTGAATCTTCTTGTAAAGGACCTTTTCGTTGGATAGAAAATGGAGTGTCAGGATCAGTCGATGAAATAGTAATTTTTTGTGATGGATGCCAAGATAGTCAAAATTTAGTGAAGGCATTTTCCAATCCAGAGAGTTTACCAAAGTGTAATGGCAAACATCCACATCTAGGAAAAGATTTTGTGGATAAAGAATGTACTGCTGAATTAAAGCCTATTGTGCTTGGTGCTAGTAATTCTTGGTTTTCCATCTCTAGATCAACTTTGTCTATCCCTGGGGGAGAAAGAGAATTATCCTCAATTATTGATTTAAATTGGGATAAACTATCCGATATTGAATCAGCTAGTGATATAAAGACTGTTAAAAAATTCATTGAAGGCTTGAATCTATATTCAGATGAGGAAATATTTTCTGAAATTCAAAAACGAAAAACACATTCAGAAGACATAGTTACAGAAGGTGAAAATGAAAAAGATTTAAAAGCACCTGAATGGAAAATTCTTTCGAGTAGTCCTATTAAAAATGATAAAGATTTTAAGACAACGATTGTAAATACACCGGAAGGTTATGAACGATATTTTTCACGTATTTTAAAAGTAGAAAGGCTTCGAGAAGTAACCGCTCTGCTTGGATTCTCTAGGTTAGAGTCCTTGGGGGAATTTGGGGATTTTGAAGAATTGCCTGCAACAGCTCCTATTTCTAAGCGAGAAATTGATTGGCTTCCTGCTATTGAAGTAAAGGGAGAAGGAATCTTTTTTCAGTTCAAGGAAGTAGAATTAAAAAAATGGTTAGAGAAAGAAGGCTTACAAGATTTACAAGCTAAGTTTCTGAAATCACACGAAGCATTTCGAAAAGCTAGAAATAAACCTGAACCGTACAGTGCTCTTTTTCCGGATTTGCGATATATTCTACTTCACTCTTTCTCTCATGCTATTATGAGGCAGTTGTCTTTGGATTGCGGTTACTCCAGTTCTTCCCTCAAAGAAAGAATCTATTCTAGAAATGAAGGAGATGGGGGTGGAGCACAAGCAGGTGTATTGATTTATACTTCTGCATCAGACAGTGAAGGAACGCTTGGTGGATTAGTTCGATTAGCCGAGCCTGAATTTTTAAAACGAACTTTAGATCAAATGAAAGAAGATATGTCGATTTGTTCTTCTGATCCTCTTTGCTCTGAGCATGAGCCAGAAGCAAATGGTCTTGCTATTCATGGATCGTCTTGTCATTCTTGCTTACTCGCTCCCGAAACTGCCTGTGAGAGTGGTAATAAATATTTAGATAGAAAAGTGTTAGTGAATACCATTAGGATTTCTGATATTGGCTTTTTCTAAATGGCAAGGATATTCCCTAATAAATTTCCTTTAGAGCTTTCGGCTAATCCACTGTATGCGGCAGAAAGAAAAGTATTTGAGGCTCTATCAAGACTAGCAGATCAGTATTCTATTTTTTATAGTCTGGTCTGGCGTAATCCACAAAAGAGTGCGTCTGGGGATGGAGAAATTGATTTTCTTGTAGTCCATGAGGATAAAGGAGTTTTGTTTCTTGAGATTAAGGGTGGTGGTTTATCTTTTGATCTGAGTAAGAATCATTGGTTTAGTATTTCGGCTAACGGTCATCCTACAAAGATTCAAAATCCCTTCCAACAAGTGCTAAAGAATAAACATGCTTTCATTGGCTTACTTAGTGCAATTCCTGAATTTAAAAATAAATTCTACCTAATGAATCATTGTGTCGTTTTACCAGATGCGAGACTGCCTTCAGGAAGAAAAAAAGAATTAGATTTCCAAAAGTTGATTTTGTATTCAGAAGATCTTTTACAATTGGAAGAAGTATTTAACGAAATATTGATTCATTCTAGAGATATACATAAATCCTATCATACTCCAGGTAAAGATTTTAGTGAAGTGATTCAAAAACAGTTTTATGATTCCTTCACGATTCAGATTGCTTCTAAGCAAGTTGCTGAGGACTTAAATAAGAATATTATTTTACTCACCAGACAACAGGCTTTTTTGTTGGAGTTTTTAAAGAACAAAAAGGATGTTTTGATAAACGGTGGAGCAGGAACGGGAAAAACACTGTTAGCCATTCAAAAAGCAAAAGAGCTTGCTAGTAGAAATAAAAAAGTCCTATTTCTATGTTTTAATAAACCTTTAGCGAATCATATTCAAAGTATACTTTCCAAGTTTGAAAACCTGGATATATTTCATTTTCATGATCTATGTATTCAATGGAGTCAAAGTGCTGGTGTGCAGGAAGCTGAGTTAAATAAGAACAGTGAATATTGGTCACATGTTCTACCTTCTCAATTAGAGAAAGCCATTGAGATTAATAAAATTTATTTTGATGCAATCATTGTTGATGAAGGACAGGATTTCTTAAATCATTGGTGGAATACTATTCTAAGCTTATTAAAAGTAGATTATTCTAACTTTTATATTTTCTATGATGAGAATCAGAAATTGTATGGCAATATTCAGAATGAATTTCCAATAAAGGAAAACCCCTTTTATCTTGGAAAGAACGTAAGAAATTCTTTCAATATCTTTTCTATTGCTAAACAGTTTTATATTTCTAAAGAAGAATGTGAATGTTTGAATCCAGAAGGACTACCTGTTTCTTTTTATGAAAGACCGGACAATGCAATTGATATGGAAAAGCTACTAGTAA
Coding sequences within it:
- a CDS encoding helicase; this translates as MSTPTPLQIRKELLSLVHKDLLGPANGNDEEVKEDNLLSRYLVGKIAPRNERIDEDEEENDVGAEGAKSNETEKSEKLAFPKFGFYPSSIGMSFTIDGKEKAFLVSAEWGQYERKASDGIYLKENKEPEQVWKRLHVNTPRDIEIVLEDKKSYSLPLQPYINPNIKLEVTIRKVTDGDWFISLFLVNTTDATALGTKSAARTPAWIFQPVLRAKGIGGKAVFTKKTINKSELGISPSTLQEEKIQEINYRNLREFGVGHGVAVAVKHSVKPDCAYEIETDFLPEYIVPQVESTNSKVNAKLEGLVLGMKELSELPSVALSKNLHQLVDTYKDWIDTLRKRSKDSSEDLESYQKTIGWILSDCTSALTRMKEAISLIEENPQAREAFQFANKSMYLQRIHTIYSQSIKKKEKKSLGEIENTLTPEWRLFQLAFILINLPGLTDLNHSDRSESSSAIADLLWFPTGGGKTEAYLGLTAYTFAIRRLQGNIENHVGEFGVAVIMRYTLRLLTLQQFQRASALVCATEVIRREDSSKWGHEPFRIGLWVGQGTTPNYTKDAATAINNKKGQGYNPSKGSPFQLTNCPWCGTILTHNEYEARPYAEMEARTFVRCPNYECDFSDKKSDREGIPILLVDEEIYRRLPTLLISTVDKFAQMPWKGTVQMLFGHVDAYCERHGFITSHTEDSKKGHTKTGSLPAATVNGHSLLRPPDLIIQDELHLISGPLGTLVGLYETAVDELCSWTVNGKKVRPKVIASTATIRQASEQIEKLFIRTAKVFPPPGIDVKDNFFAIQKEETQEEASGRLYLGICPVGEKMKVSLIRVYVVFLSAAKLLHDKYKTADTYMTLVGYFNSIRELGGMRRLVDDDVKARLREMESRGLTKRFINALEELTSRISAEDIPKILDRLEVPFKENGAIGIDVLLATNMISVGVDVNRLGLMVVAGQPKSTSEYIQATSRVGRNSPGIVCTVYNWVRPRDISHFERFRYYHSTFYKNVEALSLTPYSLRALDRGLTGVLVSIIRQSSHIYNENISAGTFLKENALVKQAFRVVLERAMRLNPESAPEIETMIQDRLELWEKLIRDNQSLPLGYKKKKKEELRPLLIQPEEVIKGLNITKLQQEKFTCLNSLREVEPGIGLILQGDEQ
- a CDS encoding DUF1998 domain-containing protein — its product is MAELRNYNVGELRSAQILYSYGVGSLIDLPYFSVMLMGLDFWDTRTSKEIEEPRLLQSIRKQYQYATVKKLKFLPMPEGSLDAIPGEQLVGVPVKTFPRWFRCPACHRLSEISPSNIELEADSYKPENSRYAHKSCKQSKGKKYPTALPVRRLVACRNGHMDDFPWSYFVHKGESSCKGPFRWIENGVSGSVDEIVIFCDGCQDSQNLVKAFSNPESLPKCNGKHPHLGKDFVDKECTAELKPIVLGASNSWFSISRSTLSIPGGERELSSIIDLNWDKLSDIESASDIKTVKKFIEGLNLYSDEEIFSEIQKRKTHSEDIVTEGENEKDLKAPEWKILSSSPIKNDKDFKTTIVNTPEGYERYFSRILKVERLREVTALLGFSRLESLGEFGDFEELPATAPISKREIDWLPAIEVKGEGIFFQFKEVELKKWLEKEGLQDLQAKFLKSHEAFRKARNKPEPYSALFPDLRYILLHSFSHAIMRQLSLDCGYSSSSLKERIYSRNEGDGGGAQAGVLIYTSASDSEGTLGGLVRLAEPEFLKRTLDQMKEDMSICSSDPLCSEHEPEANGLAIHGSSCHSCLLAPETACESGNKYLDRKVLVNTIRISDIGFF
- a CDS encoding NERD domain-containing protein; translated protein: MARIFPNKFPLELSANPLYAAERKVFEALSRLADQYSIFYSLVWRNPQKSASGDGEIDFLVVHEDKGVLFLEIKGGGLSFDLSKNHWFSISANGHPTKIQNPFQQVLKNKHAFIGLLSAIPEFKNKFYLMNHCVVLPDARLPSGRKKELDFQKLILYSEDLLQLEEVFNEILIHSRDIHKSYHTPGKDFSEVIQKQFYDSFTIQIASKQVAEDLNKNIILLTRQQAFLLEFLKNKKDVLINGGAGTGKTLLAIQKAKELASRNKKVLFLCFNKPLANHIQSILSKFENLDIFHFHDLCIQWSQSAGVQEAELNKNSEYWSHVLPSQLEKAIEINKIYFDAIIVDEGQDFLNHWWNTILSLLKVDYSNFYIFYDENQKLYGNIQNEFPIKENPFYLGKNVRNSFNIFSIAKQFYISKEECECLNPEGLPVSFYERPDNAIDMEKLLVNIIQKLIVEEKIPGRDIVLLSGRSKEKSFLSSMTSLGNFNVTNDPQKTNQALFYDSIWRFKGLEKNFIILLEIDELFDDLTRFKEALYVGMTRAKVGLHVVTSQMIKEKILRTD